The Microcella flavibacter DNA segment CCCGCCCGAGCACCGCCGACACGACGCGGGCGCACGCCCCGCGCGGCGCGACCGCGGCGCGGCCACCGCGGGGCGGCGGCCCCCTCGCCGCGCTGTCAACTTAGTTGACACCCGCCCCGCGCGGGCGGAGACTCGACGCAGAGCGGCCCGCGACGACGCGCGCCCCCGTCGAGAGGAACCCCATGGCGAAGGCAGACAAGCCCCTCACCGCGAAGTCGTCGGTCGGCGACTGGCTGGCCCACCCGCAGGGCGGCGCCCTGCTGCGCAGCATGCTCGCCGAGGCGGGCCAGAGCGAGAGCGTGCTCAAGCCCGTGCGCCTGTTCTCGCTGCAGCGGCTCGTGCAGCTCAGCAAGGGCCAGTTCCCGCAGGAGGTCGTCGACAGCATGGTCGCCGAGGTCAACGGCGGCGTCGCGCCGGTCGAGACGGAGGACGAGGCCGCCGACGCGGGCGGCGAGGCCGCGGCCTGGGTGGAGCGCATCACCCCGGGCCGCTTCGAGGGTCGCACCATCATCGTCACCGGCGCCGGATCCGGCATCGGGCGCGCGACCGCCGCGCGCATCGCCGCCGAGGGCGGAACGGTCGTCGCCGTCGACATCTCGGCCGAGCGCCTCGCCGAGCTCAAGGCCGAGCATCCCGCCGCCACCACCGTCACGGGCGACATCACGAAGCCCGACGACGTGGCCGCGATCGTCGCCGCCGCGAACGGCCGCATCGACGGCCTCGCCAACGTCGCCGGCGTCATGGACGACATGACGCCGCTGCACGAGGTCACCGACGCGGTCTGGGAGCGCGTGTTCTCGGTCAACGTCGACGGGATGTTCCGCCTCACGCGCGCGGTGCTGCCCACCATGCTCGCCGCGGGTCGCGGCTCGGTGGTCAACGTCGCCTCCGAGGCGGCCCTGCGCGGGTCGGCGGCCGGACTCGCCTACACCGCCTCCAAGCACGCCGTCATCGGGCTCACCAAGAGCACATCGTTCATGTACGCCGGCAAGGGCATCCGCGTGAACGCGGTCGCCCCCGGGCCGGTCGCGACGAACATCGAGGCGAGCTTCGCCTCCGAGCTCGGGCAGGAGCGCATCGGCATGGCCATGCAGGTGCTGCCGCCCGTCGCCGAGTCGGCGCAGCTCGCCGCCTCGATCACCTGGCTGCTGAGCGACGACGCCACCAACGTGTCGGGCGTGACGCTCGCGAGCGACGGCGGCTGGTCGGCGATCTAGCCCGGCGTCAGCGAGCCCGGCGCCTCGGCCTCACGGCGTGCGCGGCGTCAGCAGCTCCTGCAGCAGCGCCCCGTACCGCCGCACGATCGCCTCGGGGTCGGTGGCGAGCAGCCGCTCGTCGCCGACCACCCAGAGCGCGTAGAGCAGCCCGCCGACGAGGGCGCCGGCGAGGCGGGCGCGCAGCTCGGCGTCGGCACCCTCCAGCAGCGGCAGCAGCGGCTGCACGAAGCCCGCGTCGTGGGCCTCGCGCAGGGCCGAGCCGATGCCCTCGGCATCGCTGGCCCGCAGCAGGGCGAGGAACACGGGGCGGACATCCTCGCCCGGGTCGAGCACGTAGCGGATGTACGCCTCGCCCATCGCCTCGACCGGGCCGTCGAGCACGGGGGCGTGGTCGAGCTCGAGGCGCACGGTCTCGAGGAACAGCGCCTCCTTGCCGCCGAAGTGGCGGATGACGAGCGCCGGGTCGACGCCGGCCTCGCCCGCGATGTCGCGCACGGTGGTGCCCGCGTAGCCGGCGGCCGGGAAGAGCTGCGCGGCGGCGGCGCGGATCGCGTGCCGGGTCGGCGACTCCTCGGGGATCGGCTGGCTCATGCTCGGGATGCTATCCGGCCCGCCGGCGCGCACCCCGGCGCACGCCCTCGCGCCCGCCGCTGCGCACCCCGGCACCGAAGCGTCGCCCGGTGTTCACCACCCCGTCGCGGCGTCGTCGCCGGGCCCGCGAGGCCCGCGCAATAGCGTGCGCTCGTGAAGATCGCCGTCGTCACCGAATCCTTCCTCCCGCAGCTCAACGGCGTCACCAACTCGGTCGTGCGGGTGCTCGAGACCCTGCACGCCGACGGCCACGAGGCCATCGTCATCTCGCCGACGACGCCCGGCGACGAGCACCTCGGCTACGCCGTGCACCGCTCCGGCTCGCTGCCGCTCATGCGGTTCCCGATGGGGGTGCCGCACCGCGCGCTGCAGTCGACGCTCGAGTCGTTCGAACCCGACGTCGTGCATGCCGCGGCGCCGTTCCTGCTGGGCCGCAAGGCGCTCGCGGTGTGCGCCCGCACGGGGATCCCGAGCGTCGCCGTCTACCAGACCGACGTCGCCGGCTACCTGCAGCGCTACGGCGTCGGCTTCGCCCGCCCCGTGCTCGACCGCTTCGTCGCCGGCGTGCACGCGCTCGCCGACCGCACCCTCGCCCCGACGCCGCAGACGGCCGAGCAGCTCGGCCGGCTCGGCATCGCGAACGTGCACGTCTGGGGCCGCGGCGTCGACAGCCGGCTCTTCCACCCGGTGCGCCGCCAGTCGCTCGGCGCTCGCGCCCTCCGCGAGCGCGCCGCCCCGAACGGCGAACTGCTCGTCGGCTACGTCGGGCGCCTCGCCGCCGAGAAGCAGGTGGGCCGGCTGCGCGACCTGCTCGGGATGCCCGGCGCCCGCTTCCTCGTCGTCGGCGACGGCCCCGAGCGCCCGCGGCTGGAGCAGGCCTTCGCCGGGCATCCGGTCGCCTTCACGGGCCAGCTGCAGGGCCCGGAGCTCGCCGACGCCTTCGCCGCCCTCGACGTCTTCGTGCACTTCGGCACGGAGGAGACCTTCGGCCAGACCATCCAGGAGGCGCAGGCGACGGGCCTGCCCGTCGTCGCCCCCGCCGTGGGCGGTCCGCTGCACCTCGTCGAGGAGGAGCGCACGGGCCTGCTCGTCGACCCGGGCCAGCGCGGCGGGTCTCGCCGCACGGTCGAGCGGCTCGCGGCCGACCCGGCGCTGCGGGCGCGCCTGGGCGAGGCGGGGCGCCGCGCGGTGCTCGGCCGCTCCTGGGAGGCCAACAACCGCGAGCTGCTCGACCACTACCGCGCGGTGATCGACGCCGCCCGGGTGCGGACGGGAGCCCTCTGAACCTGTTCGATGCGCACGCGATCATCGACGCCGCCCGCGCCGCCGCCTCACCGACGAGGCCTACGCCCGCACCTCGCCGTCCGCGCCGCGCCCTGGTGCGCTGGCCGCGTCCGCTGGCGCCGTCTGCCTAGCCTGCCCCGCTTGCCCTCTGCCTGCCCGCCGACGTTCGTCGCGCGCTCCGCGCACGAGGGCGGGCGATGTCCCTCCCCTCACCTTCCACAACCACGGAGTGGGTGAGCGCGATTCACCCGTTCCGTGGTTGTGGAAGGACCGGAGGGAGGAGAGCCGGTAGCGGGGATCGAGGCGAACGGCACGTGCGGTGGACGGAGGCGGGGCGCCGAGGGGCGTAGGGCGCGGACGGGCGCGGAGTGCCGAGCGACGCCGGCCGCCTGCCGCCGCGGCGCACTGACCGAGGCGCGGCGTCGAGCGCCGTGACCCCCTACTCCCGCTCGCCGACGATCGCGATGATCGCCGGCACGACCGTCTCGTCCTGCAGCGAGGTCGTGTCGCCGAGCGGCCGCCCGTCGAGCACGTCGCCGAGCAGGCGCCGCATGATCTTGCCCGAGCGCGTCTTCGGCAGGTCGGGCACGAGCACGACGTGCTTCGGCTTCGCGACGGGGCCGATCGCGCGGGCGATGTGGGCGCCGAGCTCGGCCCGGGCATCCTCCGCCGCCTCGCGCCAGGCGAGCAGCGACGCCTCGTCGAGCACCTCGGCGGACGCCGCGGAGGACGGGCCCTCCGGTCGCGAGACCGGCACGACGAACGCGGCCACCGCCTGCCCGGTCATCGCGTCGGCGACGCCGACCACCCCCGCCTCGGCGACGAGCGGGTGGGCGACGAGCGCAGACTCGATCTCGATCGTCGACAGGCGATGGCCCGACACGTTGATGACGTCGTCGATGCGGCCCTGCAGGCGGATGCGGCCCTCGGCGTCGGCCGTCGCGCCGTCCCCGGCGAGAAACAGGCCCTGCGCGGCGAACCGGCTGAAGTACGCCGCCCGGTAGCGGTCGTGGTCGCCCCAGACCGTGCGGGCCATGGCCGGCCAGCGGCCGTCGATCGTGATGAGGGCGCTCGACCCGGCAGCGGCATCCCCGCCCTGCTCGTCGACGAGCCGCACCGACAGCCCCGGCAGCGGCACGCCCGCCGCGCCCGGCACGCCGTCGTGCACGCCCGGCAGGGTCGAGACGATGGCGGCGCCCGACTCCGACTGCCACCAGGTGTCGACGATCGGCGCGCGCCCGCCTCCGATGCTCGCGTGGAACCACACCCACGCCTCGGGGTTGATCGCCTCGCCGACCGTGCCCAGCAGCCGCACGGACGATAGGTCGAACGACGCGGGGAACCCGTCGGGGAACCGCGCCATGAACGTGCGGATGAGCGTCGGCGCCGTGTAATACACGGTGACGCCGAGCCGCTCGATGATCTCGGCGTGCCGCGTCGGCGCCGGGTGATCCGGAGATCCCTCGGCGATGACGATCGCGGCGCCGTTCGACAGCGGCCCGTAGAGCACGTACGTGTGCGCCGTCACCCAGGCCAGGTCGGCCGTGCACCAGTACACGTCGGAGGGCTTCGCGTCGAAGAGCGCCCAGTGGCTCCAGCTCGCCTGCACGAGGTAGCCGCCCGTCGTGTGCACGACGCCCTTCGGCCGCCCCGTGGTGCCGCTGGTGTAGGTGATGAAGAGGGGATGCTCGGCCTCGAGCGCGGGCGCCGTGTGCGCTGTCGGCTGCGCGCCGACGGCCTCGTGCCACCACACGTCGCGCCCGGCGGACCACTCGATCGACGAGCCCGTGCGGCGCACCACGAGCACGTGCCGCACGTGGTCGAGCCCCGCCACGGCCTCGTCGACGATGCCCTTCACCGGCACGGCGGCCCCGCGCCGGAACTGCCCGTCGCTCGCGATGACCGCGACCGCGCCCGTGTCGGCGACGCGGAACCGCAGCGCCTCGGCCGAGAACCCGCCGAAGACGAGCGAGTGCACGGCGCCGATGCGGGCGCAGGCGAGGGCCGCGACGACCGTCTCGACGAGAACCGGCAGGTAGATGATGACGCGGTCGCCGGGGCCGATTCCGAGCGCCTCGAGCGCGTGCGCGGCCTGCGCGACCCGGCGCTGCAGTTCGGCGTACGTCACGGTCTCGCGGTCGCCGCGCTCGCCCTCGAAGTGCAGCGCGACAGAATCGCCGCGGCCGGCCTCGACGTGCTGGTCGACGCAGACGACGCTCGCGTTGAGCCGGCCGCCGTCGAACCAGGTCGCGCGCGCGCTGAGCGGGTCGTCGTCGCTCGGCGGGGTCCACTCGTGCACCGACGACCAGCGCTCGGCCCACGGCAGCCGCTCGGCCTGCTGCTGCCAGAACGTCAGCGGGTCATCCGGATACCCCTCGAGCACCGCCTCGGTCACGTTCGCCGCGGCGGCGAAGGCGGGCGGCGGCGGGTAGCGGCGGTCGTCGTGAACGGGGGTGGATGCTCGCAGCTCGCTCATCGTGCCTCCCACGCTAGGCGGCGCACCCGGGCGCGCGCCCCGCGCGGCGTCACGCACCGTCACATGCACGGGCCGCCGGGCCGGAGCGACCGCGCCCGCACGCAGCGGAGCGGGGCCCGCGCCACCGCACGAGCCCCGCTCCGGTCTTGCTGCGGTCGGCACGCGCACGCGCCGACCGGGTCATCCGATCAGGGTCGATCAGCCGAGGATGTCGCCGAGACCCAGGTCGAGGTCACCGGTGATGTCGTCGACGAGGCCGTCGACCGAGCCGGTCACGTCGCCGACCAGGCCGTCGACGTCGACGACGTCGGTCACGTCGCCCACGATGCCGTCGACGTCGGCGATGTCGCTCACGTCACCGAGGTCGACGTTCGTCTCGTTGCCCGAGCCGATGGGGGCCTGCACGTCGTTGCCGGAGCCGATCGCGTTGCCCGAGCCGATGTCGCCGACCTCGGGGGCCACGACGACGGGGCTCTCGTTCGAGATGTCGCCGCCGGTCACGTCGCCACCGGTCACATCGCCCACGACGTCGCCGCCGGTGGCGTCGCCGACGAGGCCGTCGACGGAGGTGCTGCCGCCGGTCACGTCGCCGAGCAGGCCGCTGATGGTCGCGTCGCCCGAGAATCCGTCGACGGTGCCGTCGAGCAGGTCGGCGAAGGTGGTGTCGCTCGTGATGCTGTCGAGCAGGTCGCTCGTCAGCACCGTCTCGGGGGCGACGGTCGACGTCGATTCGGTGCTGTCGTCGGCCATGGCCGGGGCGGCGACGCCGGCGGCGAGCAGGCCGGCCGCGGCGAGGGCCGAGACGCCGGCGATGGTCTTCTTCGAGGTGAACGTGTTCATGGGATGAACCTTTCTTCCTGATTCGGGTTCGCGCCCGGTTCGTATCGGGGACGGTGTCGAACCGATCCCCGCCGGGTGCACTGGGGAATCCGGAACGCCCCGGCGACCGGTTTGCCGCCTCGGGGCTGGACGACCCCAGTTCGGGGGTGGAACGGTGGTTTGCTATGAGTTCCTGAGAGCCTCCTCGCCCGTCGTTCCGGGCCGCGCGGGCGTCGGTCGGGCGGATGCTGGAAATCAGCTCCACATGCGGGATCGTCACCCGTGGTAGTCCGCCCGGATACGCTGACGACGTGACCACCCCGAGCCCCGCACCCGCCGCAGCACCCGCCGCCGCTCCCGCCCTCCGCCTCTCCGACGAGGTCGCTGCGGCGCTCGCCGAGGGCCGCCCGGTGGTCGCGCTCGAATCCACGATCATCAGCCACGGCCTGCCCCGGCCGCGCAACCACCAGGCGGCGATCGAGTTCGAGGCGATCCTGCGCGAGCAGGGCGTCGTGCCCGCGACCATCGCCGTGCTCGACGGGGTGCCGCGCATCGGCCTCGACGCCGCGGGCGTGCGCCGCATCGCCGAGGAGGACCTCGCGAAGGCGAGCGTGCGCGACCTGCCCGTCCTCATGGGCCGCGGCGCGAGCGGGGCGACGACCGTCGCCGCGACCGCGCACCTCGCCGCCCTCGCCGGCATCCGCGTCTTCGCGACGGGCGGGCTCGGCGGCGTGCACCGCGGGGCGAGCGAGTCCTTCGACGAGTCGGCCGACCTCTCGACCCTCGCCGTCACCCCCGTCACCGTCGTCTCGGCGGGTGTCAAGAGCGTGCTCGACATCGCCGCGACGCTCGAGCGGCTCGAGACCTTCTCGGTGCCGGTCATCGGGCTCGGCACGAGCGTGTTCCCGAGCTTCTGGCTGCGCGAGAGCGCCTTCACCCTCGACTGGTCGGTCGCCGACGAGAGCGAGGTCGCCGCCCTCATGGCCGCGCACGACGCGCTCGGGCACCGGCAGGGCATCGTCGTGGCGAACCCCATCCCGGCCCATCAGCAGTGGGATCCGGTCGAGCACGACCGCGTGCTCGCCGAGGCCTTCGCCCTCGCCGACGCCGCGGGGGTCACGGGCAAGGCGGTCACGCCGTTCCTGCTCGGCACCATCGTCGAGCTCTCGGGCGGGCGCAGCCTCGAGGTCAACCTCGACCTCGCCCGCAACAACGTGGCCGTCGCGGGCCGCATCGCCGCCGCCTGGTCCGCCCGCCCGTGAGCGAGAAGGCTCCGCGCATCCTCGTCGTCGGCGACGTCATCAACGACATCGTCGTGCTGCCGTCGGAGGAGCTGCGCCCCGACACCGACACGACGTCGATGATCATCGCGACACCCGGCGGCTCGGCGGCCAACACCGCGGCGTGGATCGGGTGGCACGGAATGCCCGTCGACTTCGTCGGGCGCGTCGGGGCCGGCGACGCCGAGCACCACCGCCGCGTCTTCGCCGACGCCGGGGTCACCGCGCACCTCGCCGAATCGACGACGCGCGGCACCGGAACGATCGTGATCGTCGCCGAGGGCGAGCGCCGCACGATGCTCACCGACCGCGGAGCGAACGATGAGCTCGACCCGGCGAGCGTCACCGACGAGCTGCTCGACCGGGCGAGCATCCTGCACCTGACCGGGTACGGCCTGGTCAACGCGTTCACCGCCGAGGATCTGGCGGCCCTCATCGCGCGTGCTCGCGCGCGCGGCGTGAGGGTGTCGCTCGACCCGGGCTCGGTCGGCTTCATCAGCGATTACGGGCCCGCCGCGTTCCGCCGCACCGTCAGCGGCGTCGACCTGCTGCTGCCGAACCTCGCCGAGGCCCGGCTGCTCATTGGTCAGCCGGACGCGCCGGCCGTGCACGCCGCCGTCGTGCTGCTCGACGTCGCCCCGGTCGTCATGCTCACGGACGGCGCGCGCGGCGTCATCATCGCCGAGGACTCGGGAGTGGTGCACGAGATCGCCGTCGACGCCGTGCCGACCGTCGACCCGACGGGAGCCGGCGACGCCTTCGGGGCCGGGGTGCTCGTCGCCCTCGCGCGCGGCGAAGGACTCGACGCCGCCGCCGCGCACGGCATGCGGGCGGCGGCGATCGCGGTCAGCCGCGCGGGCGGGCGGCCGCCGGCGTGGGCGTAGTGCCCGAGGCGGTCCTCACCAGCACGAATCGCGATGGACGGGCGGCCCAGCGTCGTGTGCGCCCGCGCAGGTCGTTCACTGCCGGATCGGCGAGACTGTCGGGATGCCCGGCCTCCGACTGATTGCGCTCGTGCTCGGCGCGGCGTACACCGCGCTGCTGCTGCTGTTCACGCTCAGCCCGGTGGCGCAGCTGTACGTGGGGTCGGAGGCCCAGCGCGGCGTGCTCACCTGGCGCAGCTGGATGGACCCGCAGACGTGGGCCGCGGGCACCCTCACGGAGTTCGGCGCGAACATCGCGATCTTCGTCCCCTGGGGCGTGCTGGCGCTCGTCGCGGTGGGGGTGAGGCGCTGGTGGCTCGCGGCCGCGGGCGGCGTCGTGCTGACGTGGGTCATCGAGGTCGCGCAGATCCCGCTCGCCCGCATCTCCGACCCGCGGGATCTCGTCGCCAACACCGCGGGCGCCGTGCTCGGCGTCGGCCTCGCCGCGCTGGTGTCGACGGTCGTCGCGCGCTCGGCGCGACGCCGGTCGGCGGTCAGGCCAGCGGGGGCACGACCGGCGCAGGGCTGACGTCGCGGGGCCGGGCGGTCGCGACCGCGCCGATGGAGGCCGCGATGACGAGCGCGATCGCGATGAGCTGGACGCCCGTCAGCAGCTGCCCGAGCACGACGAGCCCGGCGAGCGCCGCCACGGCCGGGCCGAGACTCGACAGCACGCCGAAGACGCGCGTGGGCATGCGCTTGAGGGCCAGGAACTCCAGGGCGTACGGCACCGCCGAGGTCAGCACGGCGATGCCCGCGAAGGTGAGCAGCAGCACCGGCTGCGCGCTCACCGCGGTCGCGGCGGGGGCGGCGCCGAGCGGCACGACGACGAGGGCGGCGACGAGCATCGCCATCGCGAGCCCGTCGACGCCGCGGGCGCGCGGGCCGAGGCGCGCCGAGGCCACGATGTACAGCGCCCAGAACGCCGCGGCGCCGGCCGCGAGCAGCAGGCCGAGCAGGTCGAGCGAGCCGGTCTCGTCGAGCCCGAGCAGCACGACGCCGAGCGCGGCGAGCGCGACCCAGGCGAGGTCGCGCGCCCGCCGGGTGCCCGCCACGGCGACGGCGAGCGGGCCGAGCAGCTCGACGGTGACGGCGACGCCGAGCGGGATGCGGTCGATCGACAGGTAGATGAGCGCGTTCATGCCGGCGAGGCCCGCGCCGAGGGCGACGACGCCGAGCCAGGTGCGACGATCCCATCCGCGCACCCGGGGCCGGATCACCGCGAGCAGGATGATCGCCGCGAAGCCGAGGCGCAGCGCCGCGGCGCCGAGCGGCCCGACCTCGTCGAAGAACGAGCCGGCGATCGCGTTGCCGAACTGCACGGAGACGATCGCGGTGACGGCGAGCAGCACGGGCGGGGCGGGGGCGCGGCTCACCGGGACAGTCTGCCGCAGCCGCGGAGCCGCGCTCGACCGCGGCGCCACCGCGACCGCGCAAGCGGAACGCCCGACGGCCCTGGGTGGGGCCGCCGGGCGTTCCGGGGGAGGGGAGGCGCGACCCGAACGCGCGTCCCGGGTCGAGGGGTCTAGTCGCTCGAACCGACCGAGGCGGGGCTCTGCGCCGAGACCGGCGAGGCCGGGCTGACGGGCGAGGCCACCGACACCGGCGAGGCGGGCGAGACCGGCGAGGGCACCGAGACCGGCGAGGCCGGCGTCTGCACCGAGACGGGGCTCTGCACGCTCTGCACCGACACGGGCGAGATCGGCGAGGCGGGCGTCGCGGGCGAGGGGGTCACGATGCTGTCGCTCTGCACCGAGAAGCTGACGTCGGCGCTCTGGCCGCTGCCCTTGAGCTCGGTGGGGCGGTCGCTCAGGCCGGGCACGGTGGCGCCGGTGCTGCCCTCGGTGAGGCTCATGGCGTTCGCGGCGGCGGTCGCACCGCCGGCGAGCAGGCCGAGGCCGAGCACGGAGGTGGCGCTGACGGCGATCCAGGTCTTCTTCTGCATGGTCTTCTCTTCTCTATCGTCGAACGGGAGTCGGTGGGGGAGGGGGCTTCCCTCCCGATGACTCCATGGTGCTCACCGGGCATGAGACGCGAAGGAGGCCCCCGTGAGAGGCCTCTCATCCGCGAGATCCGCGAGACCCGCGAGGTGCGCGACGAGCCCGCGGATCAGCTCCGCGCGGCCGCCTTCACCTGCTCGTACGCGTCGAGCGCCTGCTGGCGCGAGAGCGTGAGGTCGACGATCGGCTCGGGGTACGCGGGCGTGCCCGCCTCGGGCACCCACCGGTTGACGTACAGTCCGTGGCCGTCGAACTTCTTCGCCTGCAGCTCGGGGTTGAACACCCGGAAGTACGGGGCCGCGTCGGCCCCCGAGCCCGCCACCCACTGCCACGAGGCCGAGTTGTTGGCCTCGTCGGCGTCGACGAGGCAGTCCCAGAACCACGCCTCGCCCTCGCGCCAGTCGATGCGCAGGTTCTTCGTCAGGAAGCTCGCCGTGATCATCCGCACCCGGTTGTGCATGTAGCCGGTGCGCCAGAGCTCCCGCATGCCCGCATCGACGATCGGGATGCCCGTCCGCCCGTGCTGCCAGGCCTCCAGCTGCCCGCCCTCGGGCCGCCGCCACGGCATCGCGTCGAACTCGGGGCGGAAGTTCTTCGTGCCCAGCTCGGTGAAGTGGAACAGGATCGTGTACGAGAACTCGCGCCAGCCCAGCTCGCTGAGGAACTTCGCGCGGTTCGCGCGGGCCGGGGCGTCGAGCCCGTGCCGCAGGCGATGCCAGATCTGGAAGGGGCTCAGCTCGCCGAACGTGAGGTGCGGGCTGAGCATGCTCGTCGCCGGTACGGCGGGCTCGTCGCGGCGGTGGTACTCGCCGAGGTGCTCCTCGGCGAAGGCCTCGAGCCGCGCGTGCGCCCCCGCCTCGCCCGGGGTCCACGTCTCGCGCAGCCCCTCGGCCCAGTCGGGCGCGGTGGGCAGCAGCTCCCAATCGTCGAGGTCGTCGCTCGCGAGGCCCTCGACGCCCTCGAGCGCGGTCGGCGCCGCGAGCGGCTCGCGCGGCTCGCCCGCCGCGAGGCACGCGCGCCAGAACGGCGTGAACACCTTGAAGGGGGTGCCCGAGCCCGTGCGGATCGTCCACGGCTCGAAGAGCAGCGAGCCCTGGAAGCTCTGCACCTCGAGCCCCGCCTCGGTGAAGCGGGTCTTGAGCTCGGCGTCGACCTCGCGGGCGGCGCCGTAGCGCCGGTTCCAGTAGACGGCGCCGGCGCCGGACTGCTCGACGAGGGCGGGCAGCTCGGTGAGGGCGCTGCCGCGGCGCAGGGTGAGGTCGGCGCCGAGCTCGCGCAGGGCATCCCGCAGCCGCGTCAGCGAGTGGTGCAGCCACCAGCGGCTCGCGGCCCCCAGCGGGCGCACCCCCGGCGAGGAGTCGTCGAGCAGGTGCAGCACGATGACCGGCCCGCCCCGCCGCACCGCGGCATCGAGGGCGGGGTTGTCGGCGATGCGCAGGTCGTCGCGCAGCCACACGATGCTGGGGGATGGCCTCATAGCGGTCAGGCTACGGGCACCCGGGGGTAGCCTCTCTGGAAGGTTCCGGAATGGTCGATGACAGCCTGAACGCTCGCCCCGGCATCGCGCCGACCGCCGCCCGTGACGATGCACGCGCGGCCGTCCGCGGTGTGCTCGACCAGGCGGCCCGGCTCGGGGTGCGCGCCCTCATGGCGGGCGGCCCCGTCTTCGTGCTGCACGGCCTCATCTCGCCGCGGCCCTCGCCCTCGACGAATCTCATCATCGATCCGGCGGGCGAGACGGCGCTGCTCGGCGCGCTCGGCGCCGACGGCTGGGCGCCCGCGCCCGTGCGGCCCTCCCTGGCGCCCGGCGGGGCGCTCGGCCTGCGCCACGGCCCGAGCGGCGCGCTGCTCAACCTCTACCCGCTGCTGCCCGGCTTCGGCGTGCACCCGGCGGTCGTCTTCGAGCACCTGTGGGAGTGGCGGGTGCCCATGCGGGCCTTCGACCGCGACGGGCACG contains these protein-coding regions:
- a CDS encoding cryptochrome/photolyase family protein, translating into MRPSPSIVWLRDDLRIADNPALDAAVRRGGPVIVLHLLDDSSPGVRPLGAASRWWLHHSLTRLRDALRELGADLTLRRGSALTELPALVEQSGAGAVYWNRRYGAAREVDAELKTRFTEAGLEVQSFQGSLLFEPWTIRTGSGTPFKVFTPFWRACLAAGEPREPLAAPTALEGVEGLASDDLDDWELLPTAPDWAEGLRETWTPGEAGAHARLEAFAEEHLGEYHRRDEPAVPATSMLSPHLTFGELSPFQIWHRLRHGLDAPARANRAKFLSELGWREFSYTILFHFTELGTKNFRPEFDAMPWRRPEGGQLEAWQHGRTGIPIVDAGMRELWRTGYMHNRVRMITASFLTKNLRIDWREGEAWFWDCLVDADEANNSASWQWVAGSGADAAPYFRVFNPELQAKKFDGHGLYVNRWVPEAGTPAYPEPIVDLTLSRQQALDAYEQVKAAARS